A window of the Aeromicrobium phoceense genome harbors these coding sequences:
- the gltX gene encoding glutamate--tRNA ligase: MTETRWTTATGSDVVARFCPSPTGNPHVGMARTALFSWAFARHHGGRFVFRIEDTDASRDSQESYDLLLDVMRWLGLDWDEGVEVGGPNGPYRQSQRMDVYADVAQRLMDAGFAYKAYDTAEELEERRNAARAAGRPSGYDGLHRDLTPEQQAAYEAEGRQAVIRFKMPERDWTFDDLVRGEITFGAENVQDFVIVRANGQPLYTLTNPVDDALMGITHVLRGEDILSSTPRQMALYEAFAEIGVGSGFTPRFGHLPYVMGSGNKKLSKRDPESNLLGYRDQGFLPEGLLNYLALLGWSIAEDRDIFSLEEMVAAFEVERVNPNPARFDLKKCEAINGDHVRLLSPEEFVQRLLPYLPEGVDAELVAQAAPLVQERSNLLTEAAEMLAFLFAGAEFAVDPDDAAKQLNEDGLEVAKAAREALAGLGEWTTESIEAALRQALVEERGLKPRLAFGPVRVAVTGRRISPPLFESMELLGREASLARLDAVL, from the coding sequence ATGACTGAGACACGTTGGACGACCGCGACCGGCAGCGACGTGGTCGCCCGGTTCTGCCCGTCCCCGACCGGCAACCCGCACGTGGGGATGGCGCGCACCGCGCTGTTCAGCTGGGCGTTCGCCCGCCACCACGGCGGTCGCTTCGTGTTCCGCATCGAGGACACCGACGCCAGCCGTGACTCGCAGGAGTCCTACGACCTGCTGCTCGACGTCATGCGGTGGCTCGGCCTGGACTGGGACGAGGGTGTCGAGGTCGGCGGCCCGAACGGCCCCTACCGCCAGAGTCAGCGCATGGACGTCTACGCCGACGTCGCGCAGCGCCTGATGGACGCGGGCTTCGCCTACAAGGCCTACGACACCGCCGAGGAGCTGGAGGAGCGCCGCAACGCCGCGCGCGCCGCCGGCCGCCCGAGCGGCTACGACGGCCTGCACCGCGACCTCACGCCCGAGCAGCAGGCCGCCTACGAGGCCGAGGGCCGCCAGGCGGTCATCCGCTTCAAGATGCCCGAGCGCGACTGGACCTTCGACGACCTCGTCCGCGGGGAGATCACCTTCGGCGCCGAGAACGTGCAGGACTTCGTCATCGTCCGCGCGAACGGCCAGCCGCTGTACACGCTGACCAACCCCGTCGACGACGCGCTCATGGGGATCACCCACGTGCTGCGCGGCGAGGACATCCTGTCGTCCACGCCCCGCCAGATGGCCCTGTACGAGGCGTTCGCCGAGATCGGCGTGGGCTCGGGCTTCACCCCGCGCTTCGGCCACCTGCCGTACGTCATGGGCTCGGGCAACAAGAAGCTGTCCAAGCGCGATCCTGAGTCGAACCTGCTCGGCTACCGCGACCAGGGCTTCCTGCCCGAGGGACTGCTGAACTACCTCGCGCTGCTGGGCTGGTCGATCGCCGAGGACCGCGACATCTTCTCCCTCGAGGAGATGGTGGCCGCGTTCGAGGTGGAGCGGGTCAACCCGAACCCCGCGCGCTTCGACCTGAAGAAGTGCGAGGCGATCAACGGCGACCACGTGCGCCTGCTGTCGCCCGAGGAGTTCGTGCAGCGGCTGCTGCCGTACCTGCCCGAGGGTGTCGACGCCGAGCTCGTCGCGCAGGCCGCGCCGCTCGTGCAGGAGCGCAGCAACCTGCTGACCGAGGCCGCCGAGATGCTCGCGTTCCTGTTCGCGGGCGCGGAGTTCGCCGTCGACCCCGACGACGCCGCCAAGCAGCTCAACGAGGACGGGCTCGAGGTCGCCAAGGCCGCCCGCGAGGCGCTCGCCGGGCTGGGGGAGTGGACCACCGAGTCCATCGAGGCGGCCCTGCGCCAGGCCCTGGTCGAGGAGCGCGGCCTCAAGCCGCGTCTCGCGTTCGGCCCGGTGCGCGTCGCCGTGACCGGACGGCGCATCTCCCCGCCGCTGTTCGAGTCCATGGAACTGCTGGGACGCGAGGCTTCTCTGGCCCGTCTGGACGCGGTGCTCTGA
- a CDS encoding tyrosine-type recombinase/integrase, which produces MATIEKRIRNGETSYRARYRTPAGVQRSKVFTRKIDAERFLTTVEAAKLTGAFIDPALSKATVREWAHQWLDGQAHVKPTTYARYEGIVRKHLDPVWGHVPLGKVTHADVQAWITAVSKSHSPSSVRKMHRVLSLVLDMAVKDGRLVRNVAKGVNLPRPIKHEHRYLTHAQVDALADAIAHPTDVSKHVPLADRQRDTYRLIVLFLAYTGLRWGEMAALRVGRLQFARRRAVIIESVTPVAGQGLVWGTPKTHQRREVPIPRFLLADLEAHVHGKTSDQLVFTGVRGGEVLRVSTFSAALATAAQAIGVPGLHPHELRHTAASLAIAAGADVKVVQQMLGHASATMTMDTYGHLFEDRLDEISDAMDAAREANRYRLASAAQLGVSEPNSPGSEDRR; this is translated from the coding sequence CAACGGCGAGACCAGCTACCGCGCCCGCTACCGCACTCCCGCCGGTGTGCAGCGCAGCAAGGTCTTCACCCGCAAGATCGACGCCGAGCGTTTCCTGACGACCGTCGAGGCCGCCAAGCTCACCGGCGCGTTCATTGACCCGGCGCTGTCGAAGGCGACCGTCCGCGAGTGGGCGCACCAGTGGCTCGACGGTCAAGCACACGTCAAGCCCACCACCTACGCCCGCTACGAGGGCATCGTACGCAAGCACCTCGACCCGGTCTGGGGACACGTCCCACTCGGCAAGGTCACCCACGCCGACGTCCAGGCGTGGATCACCGCGGTGTCCAAGTCACACTCCCCGTCGTCGGTCCGCAAGATGCATCGCGTCCTGTCGCTCGTGCTCGACATGGCCGTCAAAGACGGGCGCTTGGTCCGCAATGTCGCCAAGGGCGTCAACCTGCCTCGTCCGATCAAGCACGAGCACCGCTATCTCACCCACGCCCAGGTCGACGCGCTGGCCGATGCGATCGCTCACCCCACCGACGTGTCCAAGCATGTCCCGCTGGCCGACCGCCAGAGGGACACCTACCGGCTCATCGTGCTGTTCCTCGCCTACACCGGGCTGCGGTGGGGAGAGATGGCTGCACTGCGCGTCGGACGCCTCCAGTTCGCACGGCGCCGTGCCGTGATCATCGAGTCCGTCACTCCTGTCGCCGGCCAAGGGCTCGTCTGGGGCACCCCGAAAACCCACCAACGCCGAGAAGTGCCCATCCCGAGGTTCCTGCTCGCCGACCTCGAAGCACACGTCCACGGCAAGACCTCAGACCAACTCGTTTTCACCGGCGTCCGAGGAGGCGAAGTCCTCCGCGTCTCGACCTTCAGCGCTGCGCTCGCGACCGCCGCACAAGCGATTGGCGTGCCCGGTCTTCACCCCCACGAGCTCCGCCACACCGCGGCGTCCCTGGCCATCGCCGCCGGCGCCGACGTCAAGGTCGTCCAGCAGATGCTCGGTCACGCCTCCGCCACCATGACCATGGACACCTACGGCCACCTCTTCGAGGACCGCCTCGACGAGATCAGCGACGCCATGGACGCCGCACGGGAGGCGAACAGGTATCGCCTCGCCAGCGCCGCTCAGCTCGGTGTCTCTGAACCAAACTCCCCTGGCAGCGAAGATCGCCGCTGA